Proteins encoded together in one Agromyces sp. 3263 window:
- a CDS encoding tyrosine-protein phosphatase: protein METSTRIPVPGTYNFRDVGGLPAVGGRIREGVLFRSDGLYRLGDDGRDELRRLGVGIIIDLRDENESRAMPDDLDGLDVEVLQLPVFEGSGASQGAGGISLDALYERIVTQHASVVVSALREIASAGDRSVVVHCTAGKDRTGIVVALALLAVGVDHQAVVDDYARTEANLAGEWLEEMVALIGRYGVPDTPELRVLMGGSPPEALEGVIDTVERMHGSVREYLLASGLSLADLSALEQLLVEPDA, encoded by the coding sequence ATGGAGACGTCGACGCGCATCCCGGTTCCCGGCACCTACAACTTCCGCGACGTCGGCGGCCTGCCGGCCGTGGGAGGACGGATCCGTGAGGGCGTGCTGTTCCGCTCCGACGGGCTCTACCGGCTTGGCGACGACGGTCGCGACGAACTCCGGCGGCTCGGTGTCGGCATCATCATCGACCTGCGCGACGAGAACGAGTCGCGCGCCATGCCCGACGACCTCGACGGCCTCGACGTCGAGGTGCTCCAGCTGCCCGTGTTCGAGGGCTCCGGCGCCTCGCAGGGCGCCGGCGGCATCTCGCTCGACGCCCTCTACGAGCGCATCGTCACCCAGCACGCCTCGGTGGTCGTGAGCGCGCTCCGCGAGATCGCGAGCGCCGGCGACCGCTCGGTGGTGGTGCACTGCACCGCCGGCAAGGACCGCACGGGCATCGTCGTGGCCCTCGCGCTGCTCGCCGTCGGTGTGGACCACCAGGCCGTCGTCGACGACTACGCGCGCACCGAGGCGAACCTCGCGGGGGAGTGGCTCGAAGAGATGGTCGCGCTGATCGGTCGCTACGGCGTGCCCGACACCCCGGAACTGCGGGTGCTCATGGGTGGCAGCCCGCCCGAGGCGCTCGAGGGCGTGATCGACACCGTCGAGCGCATGCACGGCTCCGTGCGCGAGTACCTGCTCGCGTCGGGCCTCAGCCTCGCCGACCTGTCGGCCCTCGAGCAGCTGCTCGTCGAGCCCGACGCCTGA
- the smpB gene encoding SsrA-binding protein SmpB translates to MPRERGQKVVATNRKARHDYTIEDTYEAGIVLTGTEVKSLREGRASLVDGYAFIDGGEMWLDSVHIPEYTEGTWNNHSPRRKRKLLLHKHEIVKISHKTKEGGYTLVPLQIYFADGRAKVEIAVAKGKREYDKRQALRERQDKREADRAISSRRNLGD, encoded by the coding sequence GTGCCCAGGGAACGCGGTCAGAAGGTCGTGGCGACCAACCGCAAGGCGCGCCACGACTACACGATCGAGGACACCTACGAGGCGGGCATCGTGCTCACCGGCACCGAGGTGAAGTCGCTGCGCGAGGGCCGGGCGTCACTCGTCGACGGCTACGCGTTCATCGACGGCGGCGAGATGTGGCTCGATTCGGTGCACATCCCCGAGTACACCGAGGGCACGTGGAACAACCACTCGCCCCGGCGCAAGCGCAAGCTGCTGCTGCACAAGCACGAGATCGTGAAGATCAGCCACAAGACGAAGGAGGGCGGCTACACGCTCGTCCCCCTGCAGATCTACTTCGCCGACGGGCGCGCGAAGGTCGAGATCGCCGTCGCCAAGGGCAAGCGCGAGTACGACAAGCGCCAGGCCCTGCGCGAGCGCCAGGACAAGCGCGAGGCCGACCGCGCGATCTCGAGCCGGCGCAACCTCGGCGACTAG
- the ftsX gene encoding permease-like cell division protein FtsX, whose amino-acid sequence MRFGLVLSEAASGLRRNASMVVSVVLVTFISLTFVGTAALLQLQIAQMKNYWYDRAQVAVYLCTSVSTAAGCVDGEATEEQKSAIEAQLESDTLAPFIDEYYFEDHQQAYENFQEQFEGTPAADYVTPEVLNETFWVNLVDPSQAAVIVESLAGLAGVEQVVDQRRYLDQIFDVLNAASYTAIAIAAIMLVAAALLIATTIRLSAFSRRRELGIMRLVGASNRFIQTPFVLEGVFAGLIGSLLAGGAVIAIVQFFVQGYLAKSLSFTFVDLTDAFLVVPILIGVGVLLAAVSAGIAITRYLRV is encoded by the coding sequence ATGAGGTTCGGACTCGTCCTCTCCGAAGCGGCGAGCGGCCTGCGCCGCAACGCCTCCATGGTCGTCTCGGTCGTGCTCGTGACGTTCATCTCGCTCACGTTCGTGGGCACCGCCGCGCTGCTGCAGCTGCAGATCGCGCAGATGAAGAACTACTGGTACGACCGCGCGCAGGTCGCCGTGTACCTCTGCACGTCCGTGTCCACGGCTGCCGGTTGCGTCGACGGCGAGGCCACCGAGGAGCAGAAGTCCGCCATCGAGGCGCAGCTCGAATCCGACACCCTCGCGCCGTTCATCGACGAGTACTACTTCGAGGACCACCAGCAGGCCTATGAGAACTTCCAGGAGCAGTTCGAGGGCACGCCGGCCGCCGACTACGTGACGCCCGAGGTGCTCAACGAGACGTTCTGGGTGAACCTCGTCGACCCGTCGCAGGCGGCGGTGATCGTCGAGAGCCTGGCGGGACTCGCCGGCGTCGAGCAGGTGGTCGACCAACGCCGGTACCTCGACCAGATCTTCGACGTGCTCAACGCGGCGAGCTACACCGCCATCGCGATCGCGGCCATCATGCTCGTCGCCGCTGCGCTGCTCATCGCGACGACGATCCGCCTGTCGGCGTTCTCGCGGCGACGGGAGCTCGGCATCATGCGCTTGGTCGGGGCCTCAAACCGATTCATCCAGACGCCGTTCGTGCTCGAGGGCGTGTTCGCCGGCCTCATCGGGTCGCTGCTCGCGGGCGGGGCGGTGATCGCGATCGTCCAGTTCTTCGTGCAGGGCTACCTCGCGAAGAGCCTGTCGTTCACGTTCGTCGACCTCACCGATGCCTTCCTCGTGGTCCCCATCCTCATCGGCGTCGGCGTGCTGCTCGCGGCGGTGTCGGCGGGCATCGCGATCACCCGATACCTTCGCGTGTAG
- the ftsE gene encoding cell division ATP-binding protein FtsE has product MIRFDSVTKTYPGQARPALNDIGVEILRGEFVFLVGASGSGKSSFLRLILKEEKPSKGRIHVLGQDLGRISSRKVPYFRRDLGVVFQDFRLLPNKNVYENVAFTLRVIGKSRGFIQSAVPETLKLVGLDGKGKRMPHELSGGEQQRVAIARAIVNKPQILLADEPTGNLDPVTSAGIMTLLERINASGTTVVMATHEAGIVDQMQRRVIELSAGDIVRDERGAGYGAALGDAADAFAGDAEADAEAETEPDAADAEVVAPGAAADTASVPAAPVTAGTATTAAAVAVAAGEAKAKPARTKPAKTPGAAPKVGKKVMDEKQPLYVEPEERDEVTDAAAAITAAATGVIPRLPADGDAPQAEADDDAAAPKAGAAASDQLTLAERLGLRAPGGPREGDDEQEVGPTR; this is encoded by the coding sequence ATGATCCGATTCGACTCCGTCACCAAGACCTACCCGGGTCAGGCACGACCCGCCCTGAACGACATCGGGGTGGAGATCCTGCGGGGTGAGTTCGTGTTCCTCGTCGGCGCCTCCGGCTCCGGCAAGTCGAGCTTCCTGCGGCTGATCCTCAAGGAGGAGAAGCCCTCGAAGGGCAGGATCCACGTGCTCGGGCAGGACCTCGGGCGCATCTCCAGCCGCAAGGTCCCCTACTTCCGCCGTGATCTCGGCGTGGTCTTCCAGGACTTCCGGCTGCTGCCCAACAAGAACGTCTACGAGAACGTCGCGTTCACGCTCCGCGTCATCGGCAAGTCGCGCGGATTCATCCAGTCGGCCGTGCCCGAGACGCTGAAGCTCGTCGGGCTCGACGGCAAGGGCAAGCGGATGCCGCACGAGTTGTCGGGTGGCGAGCAGCAGCGGGTCGCGATCGCCAGGGCCATCGTGAACAAGCCGCAGATCCTCCTCGCCGACGAGCCCACCGGCAACCTCGACCCGGTGACGAGCGCGGGCATCATGACCCTGCTCGAACGCATCAACGCGAGCGGCACCACCGTGGTCATGGCCACGCACGAGGCCGGCATCGTCGACCAGATGCAGCGCCGGGTGATCGAGCTCTCCGCGGGCGACATCGTGCGCGACGAGCGCGGCGCCGGGTACGGCGCGGCCCTCGGCGACGCAGCGGACGCGTTCGCCGGCGACGCGGAGGCCGATGCCGAGGCCGAGACCGAGCCTGACGCCGCTGATGCCGAGGTCGTCGCGCCGGGTGCGGCCGCCGACACGGCATCCGTGCCCGCCGCCCCGGTGACCGCCGGCACCGCCACCACCGCCGCGGCCGTGGCCGTCGCGGCGGGCGAGGCCAAGGCGAAGCCCGCGCGCACGAAGCCCGCGAAGACGCCGGGCGCCGCCCCCAAGGTGGGCAAGAAGGTCATGGACGAGAAGCAGCCCCTCTACGTCGAGCCCGAAGAGCGCGACGAGGTGACGGACGCCGCGGCGGCCATCACGGCGGCCGCCACCGGTGTCATTCCGCGCCTGCCCGCCGACGGCGACGCGCCGCAGGCCGAGGCGGACGACGACGCGGCTGCGCCGAAGGCCGGCGCCGCGGCATCCGACCAGCTGACGCTCGCCGAGCGGCTGGGGCTGCGTGCCCCGGGCGGTCCGCGCGAGGGAGACGACGAGCAGGAAGTGGGACCGACGCGATGA
- a CDS encoding gamma-glutamyl-gamma-aminobutyrate hydrolase family protein — translation MTVPLIGIVADRKSASYGAWVDIPTDAISHTYTAAIQEAGGAPLLFPSLDVHLDDPERLVDLIDGLFLPGGRDLDAELYGSEAHPSNDPPLRVRDELEIALTLLARERGLPVLGACRGMQLINVALGGTLEQHLGDRVDLTPHRDVYGTHTSHPVTIAQGTLLAEITHEREFDISSHHHQGVDRLGEGLVVAATAPDGVIEAIESVDGAFCLGVQWHPEERLDPEGIALIQAFIAAARTRARAKFAVRS, via the coding sequence ATGACCGTTCCGCTCATCGGCATCGTCGCGGATCGCAAGTCCGCGAGCTATGGGGCCTGGGTCGACATCCCGACCGACGCGATCTCGCACACGTACACGGCCGCCATCCAGGAGGCCGGCGGCGCTCCGCTGCTCTTCCCCAGCCTCGACGTGCACCTCGACGACCCCGAGCGGCTCGTCGACCTCATCGACGGCCTGTTCCTGCCCGGCGGGCGCGACCTCGACGCCGAGCTCTACGGCAGCGAGGCGCATCCCTCGAACGACCCGCCGCTGCGCGTGCGCGACGAGCTCGAGATCGCGCTCACGCTCCTCGCGCGCGAGCGGGGGCTGCCGGTGCTCGGCGCGTGCCGCGGGATGCAGCTCATCAACGTGGCGCTCGGCGGAACGCTCGAGCAGCACCTCGGCGACCGCGTCGACCTCACGCCGCACCGCGACGTGTACGGCACCCACACCTCGCATCCGGTGACCATCGCGCAGGGCACGCTGCTCGCCGAGATCACCCACGAGCGCGAGTTCGACATCTCCTCGCACCACCACCAGGGCGTCGACCGGCTCGGTGAAGGACTCGTCGTCGCGGCGACGGCGCCCGACGGGGTGATCGAGGCCATCGAGTCCGTCGACGGCGCCTTCTGCCTCGGCGTGCAGTGGCATCCCGAGGAGCGGCTCGACCCCGAGGGCATCGCGTTGATCCAGGCGTTCATCGCCGCGGCGCGCACGCGGGCACGGGCGAAGTTCGCGGTGCGCTCCTAG
- the prfB gene encoding peptide chain release factor 2, which produces MLDLDLTQEIAALRSTFRDIRAVVDVDALEAEIARLSEQAGAPDLWDDTEKAQKVTSALSHRQSELARVKSIDSRLDDLEVLVEMAQEAGDEETAAEARTELASLQKTIGDLEVQILLDGEWDDRPAVVTIRAGAGGVDAADFAEMLMRMYLRWAEKHNYSATVMDTSYAEEAGIKSATFEIDAPYAFGTLSVEAGTHRLVRMSPFGAAGKRQTSFAAVEVIPLMEEAQEVEIPENDIRVDVFRSSGPGGQSVNTTDSAVRITHLPTGVVVSMQNEKSQIQNRAAAMRVLQSRLLLIQKEQEAAQKKELAGNITASWGDQMRSYVLAPYQMVKDLRTDYEEGNPSKVFDGDLDGFIAAGIKWRKRPADD; this is translated from the coding sequence ATGTTGGATCTAGACCTCACGCAGGAGATCGCCGCGCTGCGCTCCACCTTCCGCGACATCCGCGCCGTCGTCGACGTCGACGCCCTCGAGGCCGAGATCGCCCGGCTCTCCGAGCAGGCCGGCGCCCCCGACCTCTGGGACGACACCGAGAAGGCCCAGAAGGTGACGAGCGCACTGAGCCACCGGCAGTCCGAGCTGGCCAGGGTGAAGAGCATCGACTCCCGCCTCGACGACCTCGAGGTGCTCGTCGAGATGGCCCAGGAGGCCGGCGACGAGGAGACCGCGGCCGAGGCGCGCACCGAGCTCGCGTCACTGCAGAAGACGATCGGCGATCTCGAGGTGCAGATCCTCCTCGACGGCGAGTGGGACGACCGCCCGGCCGTCGTCACGATCCGCGCCGGCGCCGGCGGCGTCGACGCGGCCGACTTCGCCGAGATGCTCATGCGCATGTACCTGCGCTGGGCAGAGAAGCACAACTACTCGGCCACCGTCATGGACACGAGCTACGCCGAGGAGGCCGGCATCAAGTCGGCCACCTTCGAGATCGACGCCCCCTACGCCTTCGGCACGCTGAGCGTCGAGGCAGGCACGCACCGCCTCGTGCGCATGAGCCCCTTCGGTGCGGCGGGCAAGCGCCAGACGAGCTTCGCGGCCGTCGAGGTCATCCCGCTCATGGAGGAGGCGCAGGAGGTCGAGATCCCCGAGAACGACATCCGTGTCGACGTCTTCCGGTCGAGCGGCCCCGGCGGCCAGTCGGTCAACACCACCGACTCCGCCGTGCGCATCACCCACCTCCCCACCGGCGTGGTCGTGTCGATGCAGAACGAGAAGTCGCAGATCCAGAACCGGGCCGCCGCCATGCGCGTGCTCCAGTCGCGACTGCTGCTCATCCAGAAGGAGCAGGAGGCGGCGCAGAAGAAGGAGCTCGCGGGCAACATCACCGCGAGCTGGGGCGACCAGATGCGCTCCTACGTGCTCGCGCCGTACCAGATGGTGAAGGACCTCCGCACCGACTACGAGGAGGGCAACCCCTCGAAGGTGTTCGACGGCGACCTCGACGGGTTCATCGCCGCCGGCATCAAGTGGCGCAAGCGTCCCGCCGACGACTGA
- a CDS encoding type VI secretion system tube protein Hcp, whose protein sequence is MSGHAYLSFFADAPGESPAVGHEDWIELLSWTWGVTSDLGAWGQGGGHGGGGGAGRPSPTALTWEHAFDAASTRLLGFVASGRHVPKAELHVTRGGRDAWLVVKMQDLVITSVVTAGSSEGDVEQTVGMEFGSVRFEYRRQQPDGSMGSPATVDWDIRRGTVSTTP, encoded by the coding sequence ATGTCGGGTCACGCGTATCTCTCGTTCTTCGCGGATGCCCCGGGCGAGTCGCCGGCGGTCGGCCACGAGGACTGGATCGAGTTGCTGTCGTGGACGTGGGGCGTGACCTCCGACCTCGGCGCGTGGGGTCAGGGCGGCGGCCATGGCGGAGGCGGCGGCGCGGGACGCCCGTCACCCACGGCGCTCACCTGGGAGCACGCGTTCGACGCGGCATCCACGAGGCTGCTCGGGTTCGTGGCATCCGGCCGGCACGTTCCCAAGGCCGAGCTGCACGTGACCCGCGGCGGTCGTGACGCGTGGCTCGTCGTGAAGATGCAGGACCTCGTGATCACCTCGGTGGTCACCGCCGGCTCGTCGGAGGGCGACGTCGAGCAGACCGTCGGCATGGAGTTCGGGTCGGTGCGGTTCGAGTACCGCAGGCAGCAGCCAGACGGCTCGATGGGCTCGCCGGCGACGGTCGACTGGGATATCCGCCGGGGCACCGTCTCGACCACGCCCTAG
- a CDS encoding MFS transporter translates to MTVSTPQFSWRSIILPAYLPTLLFSIGEGAIIPVIPVVATERGASLALAGLVAAMVMVGELVGDLPSGWLVARIGERNAMIGAAMLAVIGVLVALVSPTVLALGVGMFLLGLATAVFGLARHAFLTSYVPEATRARALSTLAGVFRGGWALGPFVAAALIAWTGSSEVVFWVLVAACFAVVVVLLVLPDPERVFGAAQLVREASVAASGAITGGVRTIGEAEADAASHGVFRAIATHRAVLLRIGSGVGLLAAVRASRTVIVPLWAVSIGMPPEAAAIVIGVSATIDFALFYVSGQVMDRFGRLWSAIPGLVGLGVGQLVLAFTHDLPNAVAWFTGVAVLLGVANGLSSGVILTLGADLAPRANPAPFLGAFRTIADAGQAAAPLVLAAVTSAASIMAASATMGVLGLVGAAVLWRYVPRYVPRRPRPRPRRD, encoded by the coding sequence ATGACCGTCTCGACGCCCCAGTTCTCGTGGCGCTCGATCATCCTGCCGGCCTACCTGCCGACGCTGCTCTTCTCCATCGGCGAGGGCGCGATCATCCCGGTGATCCCCGTGGTCGCGACCGAACGCGGCGCGTCGCTCGCCCTGGCCGGCCTGGTCGCGGCCATGGTCATGGTCGGCGAGCTCGTCGGCGACCTGCCGTCGGGCTGGCTCGTCGCCCGCATCGGCGAGCGCAACGCGATGATCGGCGCCGCGATGCTGGCGGTGATCGGCGTGCTCGTCGCCCTGGTCTCCCCCACCGTGCTCGCCCTGGGCGTCGGCATGTTCCTGCTGGGGCTCGCGACCGCGGTGTTCGGACTGGCGCGGCACGCCTTCCTCACGAGCTACGTGCCCGAGGCGACGCGTGCGCGGGCCCTGTCCACCCTGGCGGGCGTCTTCCGCGGCGGGTGGGCCCTCGGCCCGTTCGTGGCCGCCGCGCTCATCGCGTGGACGGGCTCGTCGGAGGTGGTGTTCTGGGTGCTCGTCGCGGCCTGCTTCGCGGTCGTCGTCGTGCTGCTCGTGCTGCCCGACCCGGAGCGGGTGTTCGGCGCCGCGCAGCTCGTGCGCGAGGCATCCGTCGCCGCATCGGGCGCGATCACCGGCGGGGTGCGCACGATCGGCGAGGCCGAAGCGGACGCCGCGTCGCACGGCGTGTTCCGCGCGATCGCGACCCACCGTGCGGTGCTGCTGCGCATCGGGAGCGGCGTGGGCCTGCTCGCGGCCGTGCGTGCCAGCCGCACCGTGATCGTGCCGCTGTGGGCCGTGTCGATCGGGATGCCGCCCGAGGCCGCCGCGATCGTGATCGGCGTCTCGGCGACCATCGACTTCGCGCTGTTCTACGTGAGCGGCCAGGTGATGGACCGGTTCGGGCGCCTCTGGAGCGCCATCCCCGGCCTCGTCGGACTCGGCGTGGGGCAGCTCGTGCTCGCCTTCACGCACGACCTGCCGAACGCCGTCGCGTGGTTCACCGGCGTCGCTGTGCTGCTCGGCGTGGCGAACGGCCTCTCGAGCGGGGTGATCCTCACGCTCGGCGCCGACCTCGCGCCCAGGGCCAACCCGGCGCCGTTCCTCGGCGCGTTCCGCACGATCGCCGACGCGGGCCAGGCCGCGGCGCCGCTCGTGCTCGCGGCCGTCACCTCGGCGGCGTCCATCATGGCGGCGAGCGCGACCATGGGCGTGCTCGGTCTCGTGGGCGCGGCCGTGCTGTGGCGGTACGTGCCGCGCTACGTGCCGCGGCGGCCGCGGCCCCGCCCCCGCCGCGACTGA
- a CDS encoding PPOX class F420-dependent oxidoreductase — MTAELTDHFVRILTAPVFGHLATVRRHGGIQVNPMWFELDADAGVIRFTHTTTRAKYRNLQHDPHMTLEALDPENPLKYVEVRGRLAETVPDPEGAFYVHLAKRYGETDPEPPADKADRVVLVMRIEKVNGR; from the coding sequence ATGACCGCCGAGCTCACCGATCACTTCGTCCGCATCCTCACCGCACCCGTCTTCGGCCACCTCGCCACCGTGCGTCGTCACGGAGGGATCCAGGTGAACCCGATGTGGTTCGAGCTCGACGCCGATGCCGGCGTCATCCGCTTCACGCACACCACCACGCGGGCGAAGTACCGCAACCTGCAGCACGACCCGCACATGACGCTCGAGGCGCTCGACCCCGAGAACCCGCTCAAGTACGTGGAGGTGCGCGGCCGGCTCGCCGAGACCGTGCCCGACCCCGAGGGTGCCTTCTACGTCCACCTCGCGAAGCGGTACGGCGAGACCGACCCCGAGCCGCCGGCCGACAAGGCCGACCGAGTCGTGCTCGTCATGCGGATCGAGAAGGTGAACGGCCGATGA